The Acetivibrio saccincola genome window below encodes:
- a CDS encoding CheR family methyltransferase, giving the protein MINISDKEFEYLSTFVRNNYGINLTEKKKSLVVGRLQNILLEHNFKNFTQYYEYILSDTSGQAVTGLINKITTNHTYFMREPEHFNFFKNKVLPFLENSVQGAKDLRIWSAGCSSGEEPYTLAMIISDYFGEEKLWWDTRILATDISMKVINKAKAGVYSDEQVNAIPKIWKLKYFEKIDENNWRIKESIKKEVIFRIFNLMNKSFPFKKKFHVIFCRNVMIYFDNETKDNLVNKFYEYTEPGGYLFIGHSESLNKEKTKYKYIMPAVYRKE; this is encoded by the coding sequence ATGATAAACATTTCAGACAAAGAGTTTGAGTATTTATCCACATTTGTTAGAAATAACTATGGGATAAATCTAACTGAGAAGAAAAAAAGCCTGGTGGTTGGAAGACTGCAGAATATTTTATTAGAACATAATTTTAAAAATTTTACCCAGTACTATGAATACATCCTCTCCGATACCAGTGGCCAAGCAGTTACGGGTCTTATAAATAAGATAACTACAAATCACACCTATTTTATGAGGGAACCTGAACATTTTAACTTTTTCAAAAATAAGGTACTTCCCTTTTTGGAAAATTCAGTACAGGGTGCAAAGGATTTGAGGATATGGAGTGCCGGCTGTTCCAGCGGGGAAGAACCATATACTTTAGCTATGATTATTTCAGACTATTTTGGAGAAGAAAAGTTGTGGTGGGATACCAGGATACTTGCAACGGATATATCAATGAAAGTGATAAATAAAGCAAAAGCAGGGGTCTATTCTGATGAACAGGTAAATGCTATACCTAAAATTTGGAAACTAAAATATTTTGAAAAAATTGATGAGAATAATTGGAGAATTAAAGAATCAATAAAAAAAGAGGTAATATTCAGGATATTTAATTTAATGAATAAATCATTTCCTTTTAAAAAGAAGTTTCATGTGATATTTTGCAGGAATGTGATGATATATTTTGACAATGAAACTAAAGATAATCTGGTAAATAAATTTTATGAATATACTGAGCCGGGCGGGTATTTATTTATAGGTCATTCAGAGTCATTAAACAAAGAAAAAACAAAATACAAATACATTATGCCAGCAGTATATAGAAAGGAATAG
- a CDS encoding Athe_2463 domain-containing protein: MKKYIIKILIISLLIQVINITVSASSTNIKTAKESLDIANKFLEENVLGFYGYYGETNINGDKINEVLAVKGTPAFIDMPIFVYGSEEKASIDAVKEAAIKVIKRPDKEGNSQYRCLGYTVNGDLFANPVFPPDYPPTQNVKTLNGKWVKYPWEHKHPYIQQWINRVDFKPDRLFRLTGRYDYFAANIVDGPESQYFSDGGSIEDYVHIIQPPTMHSWGLGIGFYFHNNGQNLRYKTFLLMPFEMLKKDISVQAESIPVGAGAERKKF, from the coding sequence GTGAAAAAGTATATAATTAAAATACTGATTATATCTTTACTAATACAGGTGATTAATATTACAGTATCAGCAAGCAGCACTAATATAAAAACGGCCAAAGAATCACTGGATATTGCCAATAAATTTTTAGAAGAAAATGTGTTGGGATTTTACGGTTATTATGGAGAAACGAATATAAATGGAGATAAAATAAATGAAGTATTAGCTGTAAAGGGTACTCCGGCTTTTATTGATATGCCTATTTTTGTATATGGCAGCGAGGAAAAGGCCAGTATTGATGCTGTTAAAGAAGCTGCAATTAAAGTAATTAAAAGACCCGATAAAGAAGGGAATTCCCAATATAGATGTTTGGGTTATACGGTCAATGGAGATTTATTTGCAAATCCTGTATTTCCACCTGATTATCCCCCAACACAGAATGTTAAAACCCTTAACGGAAAATGGGTTAAATATCCTTGGGAACACAAACATCCTTATATTCAACAGTGGATAAATAGAGTAGATTTTAAACCTGACAGATTATTCAGATTAACCGGAAGATATGACTACTTTGCCGCAAATATAGTTGACGGTCCGGAGTCCCAATATTTTTCTGACGGAGGTTCTATTGAAGACTATGTACATATAATCCAGCCCCCTACAATGCATTCATGGGGGCTGGGAATAGGTTTTTATTTTCACAACAACGGTCAAAATTTAAGATACAAAACCTTTCTCCTTATGCCGTTTGAAATGCTAAAAAAAGATATTTCCGTTCAAGCAGAATCCATTCCGGTTGGTGCCGGAGCAGAAAGAAAAAAGTTTTAG
- the spoIVB gene encoding SpoIVB peptidase, protein MSYAKSGKNKFIFFLLTCFVVLTLIYIKTIFSLPSQITLFENREYTYDFKSPFLNIKPDTEDVLMLESRDVSLNSVNFKFSTPVMFKPQKMGRVNLNMELFGFIPLKTMQVDVIPDREVVPCGNTIGVKINMEGFLVVALSEFETIDGKILAPAKEAGIKPGDLIVEINKKPVESISQLIKYLDNFDGKSIHVMYKRGNSYHNAIIEPAISLETKKYQLGMWLRDSTAGIGTLTFYDPETKKFGALGHGITDVDTGILMPLDDGEIVESSILAVKKGKQGEPGELKGILIEDKEKLGVISKNCDQGIYGILNENAKNEFPDKLYSIGLKNEIKLGAASIMSNIDGKSVEEFDIEIQKISERNASGSKGMMIKVTDKRLLEATGGIVQGMSGSPILQNGKLIGAVTHVLINDPTKGYGIFIENMIKNIDTLNTNVNTNMKKAS, encoded by the coding sequence ATGAGCTATGCCAAATCAGGAAAAAATAAATTTATTTTCTTTTTGTTAACTTGTTTTGTAGTTTTGACTTTAATATATATTAAAACTATTTTTTCCCTCCCTAGTCAGATAACTCTATTTGAAAACAGGGAATATACTTATGATTTTAAAAGTCCCTTTTTGAATATTAAGCCAGATACAGAAGATGTACTGATGCTTGAAAGTAGAGATGTCAGCCTTAATAGCGTCAATTTTAAATTTTCCACCCCTGTAATGTTCAAACCCCAAAAAATGGGGAGAGTAAATTTAAATATGGAATTATTTGGTTTTATACCATTAAAGACGATGCAGGTGGATGTGATACCAGACAGGGAAGTTGTTCCCTGTGGAAATACAATTGGGGTAAAAATAAATATGGAAGGCTTTCTGGTGGTTGCGTTGTCAGAATTTGAAACTATAGACGGCAAAATTCTTGCTCCTGCTAAAGAGGCAGGAATTAAGCCGGGGGATTTAATTGTTGAAATAAATAAAAAACCAGTTGAAAGTATAAGCCAATTAATTAAGTATTTAGATAATTTTGACGGAAAAAGCATTCATGTAATGTATAAAAGGGGAAACAGTTATCACAATGCAATAATAGAACCTGCCATATCCTTAGAAACAAAAAAATATCAATTGGGTATGTGGCTTAGGGACAGTACTGCAGGAATTGGTACATTAACCTTTTACGACCCTGAAACAAAAAAATTTGGAGCCCTTGGTCATGGCATTACTGATGTGGATACAGGTATACTGATGCCTTTAGATGACGGAGAAATAGTAGAATCAAGTATCTTGGCGGTAAAAAAGGGAAAACAGGGGGAGCCTGGGGAATTAAAAGGTATATTAATAGAAGACAAAGAAAAACTGGGGGTTATAAGTAAAAACTGCGACCAAGGTATTTATGGTATTTTAAATGAGAATGCAAAAAATGAATTTCCTGATAAATTATATTCTATAGGGCTTAAAAATGAAATAAAATTAGGGGCAGCTTCCATTATGTCAAATATAGATGGAAAATCTGTAGAAGAGTTTGATATAGAAATTCAAAAAATATCTGAAAGAAATGCAAGCGGCTCAAAGGGAATGATGATTAAAGTTACAGACAAAAGATTATTAGAAGCCACCGGAGGGATTGTCCAGGGAATGTCCGGAAGCCCTATACTTCAAAACGGAAAACTTATAGGTGCTGTGACCCATGTGCTGATAAATGACCCTACAAAGGGATATGGCATCTTTATTGAAAATATGATAAAAAATATAGATACACTTAATACAAATGTTAATACAAATATGAAAAAAGCAAGCTGA
- a CDS encoding copper amine oxidase N-terminal domain-containing protein gives MKKIVLFITVSVIMLMAFTTTSFAQLPLRVVVNGNRVNFPDAEPFIDDNGRTQVPVRFVSEALGAEVGWEGSTKTVTISQGDKEIKIVIGKKDYTINGEKNLMDTEALLKEDRTFVPIRFVSEGLGARVDWDPAVRTVYIDTREKGDIKDDTPKDGSIIEVDGYLVPNDTNIIIVKAQRSYIVETSIAINFMRPNFEKQIEDLTFALENKFGKDIANEVRKHVEQKKSRWHYLPEKYIYVEETNQYIWIRKSIGEDIPIEILIPGYVPDTSEYDDVVVEWEN, from the coding sequence ATGAAAAAAATAGTTTTATTTATTACAGTATCAGTTATTATGCTAATGGCTTTTACAACAACATCCTTTGCTCAATTGCCTCTTCGTGTGGTGGTAAACGGCAATAGGGTGAATTTTCCGGATGCAGAGCCGTTTATAGACGACAACGGCAGGACACAGGTACCGGTGAGGTTTGTAAGTGAAGCATTAGGGGCAGAAGTAGGCTGGGAAGGAAGCACAAAGACAGTTACAATATCCCAGGGAGATAAAGAAATAAAGATTGTAATTGGAAAAAAGGACTATACAATAAACGGTGAAAAGAATCTGATGGATACAGAAGCGCTGCTGAAAGAAGACAGGACCTTTGTACCTATAAGGTTTGTAAGTGAGGGGTTAGGTGCAAGAGTGGATTGGGACCCGGCTGTAAGGACTGTTTATATTGATACAAGAGAAAAAGGCGACATAAAGGATGACACACCAAAGGATGGAAGTATTATAGAAGTAGATGGATACTTAGTGCCAAATGATACAAATATAATAATTGTAAAAGCTCAAAGGAGTTACATTGTAGAGACAAGTATAGCTATAAATTTTATGAGACCAAATTTTGAGAAACAAATTGAAGATTTAACATTTGCATTAGAAAATAAGTTTGGCAAAGATATAGCAAATGAAGTGAGAAAACATGTTGAGCAAAAGAAAAGTAGATGGCATTATTTACCTGAAAAATACATATATGTAGAAGAAACTAATCAATACATTTGGATAAGAAAATCAATAGGAGAGGACATACCGATAGAGATTTTGATTCCAGGATATGTACCTGATACAAGTGAATATGATGATGTTGTAGTAGAGTGGGAAAATTAA
- a CDS encoding chemotaxis protein CheW — MTKLLEKDILEYEEDTQKGKYLTFAIANEIYGIEIKYVTEIIGIQKITEIPEVPDYVKGIINLRGKIIPVMDVRLRFKKEPLEYNDRTCIIVVEIKDISLGLIVDSVSEVISISESDIVLPPDSSTGFNNKYIKGIGKIGDDVKLLIDCDKLINDEDTEMLGNIS, encoded by the coding sequence ATGACAAAGCTTTTGGAAAAAGATATTTTAGAATATGAAGAGGATACTCAAAAGGGAAAGTATTTAACCTTTGCCATAGCCAATGAGATTTACGGGATAGAAATAAAATATGTAACTGAGATAATTGGGATACAAAAAATAACAGAAATACCTGAGGTACCGGACTATGTTAAGGGAATAATAAATTTAAGAGGAAAAATAATTCCTGTTATGGATGTAAGACTTAGATTTAAAAAAGAGCCTTTAGAGTACAATGACAGGACATGTATAATTGTTGTTGAAATAAAAGATATTTCATTAGGCCTTATTGTAGACAGTGTATCAGAGGTAATATCAATTTCAGAATCTGATATTGTTCTTCCACCTGATTCAAGTACCGGATTTAACAACAAATACATTAAAGGAATTGGCAAAATAGGAGACGATGTAAAACTTCTTATTGATTGTGATAAACTTATCAATGATGAAGATACAGAGATGTTGGGAAATATTTCATAA
- a CDS encoding dockerin type I domain-containing protein, whose amino-acid sequence MEVNTPLRIEPIGDKKVEAGQLIEFTVVAFTEEGTDIEYFAYNLPEGAEFDTTTNTFRWIPNSSQAGVHTVTFKAKSGDYTASETVSITVQGIANTLPGENVEVKFEENSSVTFENVTQAGETKMSIHDKLPGGTSINVNLIPIYYDITTTAQFEGSAKIKIYFDISGFEDFEEDLRLYQIKDGDVKDITIGTFTPTGTNTGYIEGEVDHFCYFAVGIPNRPPVADAGKDRVVKATSPEGAEVLLDASLSFDPDSELKKFAAPNTPYDGRSIVRYKWYGIFGEVEGISPKVTLPVGTWEITLIVSDELVNSSDKVTITVKEEAEVPLYGDLNGDGEIDTVDLALLGRFVLGIINEFPSENGEIAADLNGDGIIDTIDYTLLKRYILVIIDKFPVENM is encoded by the coding sequence GTGGAGGTAAATACACCTTTAAGAATTGAACCTATTGGCGACAAAAAGGTTGAAGCAGGACAACTTATAGAATTTACAGTAGTAGCCTTTACCGAAGAAGGTACAGACATAGAGTACTTTGCATATAACCTGCCGGAGGGTGCGGAGTTTGACACTACTACAAATACCTTTAGATGGATTCCTAATTCTTCACAGGCAGGAGTACATACAGTTACATTTAAAGCTAAATCCGGGGATTATACTGCAAGTGAAACCGTTTCAATTACTGTACAAGGAATTGCAAACACACTCCCGGGTGAAAATGTTGAAGTGAAATTTGAAGAAAACTCATCAGTAACATTTGAAAATGTTACCCAGGCAGGGGAAACAAAAATGAGCATACATGACAAATTGCCCGGCGGGACAAGCATTAACGTGAACTTAATTCCAATATACTATGACATCACCACTACAGCACAGTTTGAGGGCAGTGCTAAAATAAAAATATATTTTGACATATCCGGCTTTGAAGATTTTGAAGAGGATTTAAGGCTGTATCAAATAAAAGACGGTGATGTAAAAGACATAACGATTGGTACTTTTACTCCTACAGGTACAAACACAGGCTATATTGAAGGAGAAGTTGACCACTTTTGCTATTTTGCAGTTGGAATTCCAAACAGGCCGCCTGTGGCTGATGCAGGGAAAGACAGGGTAGTTAAAGCCACTTCACCTGAGGGGGCGGAAGTTTTACTGGATGCTTCCTTGTCCTTTGACCCTGATTCTGAACTTAAAAAATTTGCAGCACCAAATACCCCATATGACGGAAGGAGCATAGTAAGGTACAAGTGGTACGGTATATTTGGGGAAGTAGAAGGAATTTCCCCAAAAGTAACCCTGCCGGTTGGCACATGGGAGATAACACTTATAGTTAGTGACGAACTGGTAAATTCATCAGACAAAGTAACCATTACAGTAAAAGAAGAAGCTGAAGTGCCTTTATACGGTGATTTAAACGGAGACGGGGAAATTGACACTGTGGATTTGGCTTTATTAGGAAGGTTTGTGCTTGGAATTATTAATGAGTTTCCTTCTGAGAACGGCGAAATAGCCGCTGATTTAAACGGGGATGGGATTATTGATACTATAGATTATACATTGCTAAAAAGATATATCTTAGTCATAATAGACAAATTTCCGGTAGAAAACATGTAA
- the spo0A gene encoding sporulation transcription factor Spo0A has protein sequence MPQKKIQVVIADDNREFGDILNEYLSNQADIEVVGIARDGIEACEIIKSKLPDIAILDIIMPHLDGLGVLEKVNSMDISKRPLFIVLSAVGQDKITQRALALGAEYYVVKPFDMEVLVSRIRQLKNVNQSNVIRSDYHGQDLSYNTPKPVNIEAEVTNIMHEIGVPAHIKGYQYLRDAIMMVVEDLEIINSITKQLYPAIAKEYNTTPSRVERAIRHAIEVAWSRGQIDTIDSLFGYTINIGKGKPTNSEFIAMVADKLRLEMKVAN, from the coding sequence TTGCCACAGAAGAAAATACAAGTTGTAATTGCTGATGATAATAGGGAATTTGGAGATATTTTAAATGAATACCTTAGCAATCAGGCTGATATTGAGGTGGTAGGTATTGCCAGGGACGGAATAGAAGCATGTGAAATTATAAAGTCGAAATTGCCAGATATTGCAATTTTAGACATCATTATGCCTCATTTAGACGGATTGGGTGTATTGGAAAAAGTTAATTCCATGGATATAAGTAAAAGACCTTTATTTATAGTCTTATCAGCTGTAGGGCAGGATAAAATTACCCAGAGAGCTCTAGCCTTAGGTGCAGAATACTATGTTGTGAAGCCTTTTGATATGGAGGTTTTGGTATCCAGGATAAGGCAGCTTAAAAATGTTAACCAATCAAATGTTATAAGATCCGATTATCATGGTCAGGATCTATCCTATAATACTCCAAAGCCGGTAAATATCGAGGCAGAAGTTACAAATATTATGCATGAGATAGGGGTGCCTGCACATATAAAAGGGTATCAGTATTTAAGAGATGCCATAATGATGGTGGTAGAAGACCTTGAAATTATTAATTCCATTACAAAGCAGCTGTACCCGGCAATAGCAAAAGAATATAATACCACCCCCAGCAGGGTGGAAAGGGCTATAAGGCATGCTATTGAAGTTGCATGGAGCAGAGGGCAGATAGATACAATAGATTCTCTTTTTGGATATACAATTAATATTGGAAAGGGTAAGCCCACCAATTCTGAGTTTATAGCAATGGTGGCGGATAAGCTGAGACTTGAGATGAAAGTAGCCAATTAA
- a CDS encoding chemotaxis protein CheA has translation MVDNNNHEPMVEMFVFETSQLMDELEETLINSEKESGFNSTIDEIFRIMHTVKGSAAMMMYDNISSLAHSIEDLFFYLREEKPDNVDASSITDMVLDGVDFIKNEVSKIQNGLDSEDSADELIEKINEFLESLKAENPKGEAQDSKIETKTKQQYYISSKGACESGGNYRYEAHLKFTDGCEMENIRAFSVIHDLKEIGDVLYFYPENVIEDEEASEIIKKEGFKIEFRTDLNLEEVRDRLNHTLFLDKLEVYLKNDDFIEEFENMDNIKEEGLEEKDLKEENSKEKNEIILDDLEGEEKKESKKEDNKDKKELQEKSDRKSTASRSVASGKQSVISVNITKLDSLMDLVGELVISVAMVTQNPELKGLPLNNFYKAARQLNKITNELQDVVMSIRMVPLAGTFHKMNRIVRDMSKKLNKSVELEIVGEETEVDKNIIERISDPLIHLIRNSIDHGIEEVEERKKKGKDPIGKLVLEAKNAGGDVWIIIKDDGRGLDREKILAKARENGLIDKPEEELTDKEIYSFIFKPGFSTKDNISEFSGRGVGMDIVMKNIETVGGTAYVDSKPGEGTTISIKFPLTLAIIDGITVKVGESRYTIPTISIKESFKVKNEAIIVDEKGNEMIMVRGEAYPVLRLHKYYKINTEITDIKDGIVVMVENDYRTYCIFADALLGEQQVVVKALPKYVENAKGIAGCTLLGDGSISLILDISKLMN, from the coding sequence TTGGTGGACAATAATAATCATGAACCTATGGTGGAGATGTTTGTATTTGAAACTAGCCAATTGATGGATGAACTGGAAGAAACACTAATTAACAGTGAGAAAGAAAGCGGATTCAACTCAACTATAGATGAAATATTCAGAATCATGCATACTGTTAAAGGTTCTGCAGCTATGATGATGTATGACAATATTTCATCTCTGGCCCATTCAATTGAAGATTTATTCTTCTACCTTAGAGAGGAAAAACCGGATAATGTAGATGCATCATCTATTACCGATATGGTTTTAGACGGTGTGGATTTTATAAAAAATGAAGTTTCCAAAATTCAAAACGGGCTTGACTCTGAAGACAGTGCAGATGAGCTTATAGAAAAAATAAATGAATTCCTTGAGTCATTAAAAGCAGAAAACCCAAAGGGAGAGGCACAAGATTCAAAAATTGAAACAAAAACCAAACAGCAGTATTATATAAGTTCTAAAGGAGCTTGCGAAAGTGGCGGAAATTACAGATATGAAGCTCATTTAAAATTTACCGACGGCTGTGAAATGGAAAATATAAGGGCATTTTCTGTAATCCATGATTTAAAAGAAATCGGGGATGTTCTTTATTTTTATCCTGAAAATGTTATTGAAGATGAAGAGGCTAGTGAGATAATCAAAAAAGAAGGTTTTAAAATTGAGTTCAGGACGGATTTAAATTTAGAAGAAGTAAGAGACAGGTTAAACCATACACTTTTTTTAGACAAGCTGGAGGTATATCTTAAGAATGATGATTTTATAGAAGAGTTTGAAAATATGGATAATATAAAAGAAGAAGGTTTAGAAGAAAAAGACTTAAAAGAAGAAAACTCAAAAGAAAAAAATGAAATAATTTTAGATGATTTAGAAGGCGAAGAGAAGAAAGAGTCAAAAAAAGAAGACAACAAAGATAAAAAGGAGCTACAGGAAAAAAGTGATAGAAAAAGTACTGCCAGCAGAAGTGTAGCTTCAGGAAAACAAAGTGTAATTAGTGTAAATATAACAAAACTTGATTCCCTTATGGATTTGGTGGGGGAACTGGTTATTTCAGTGGCCATGGTGACGCAAAATCCTGAACTGAAGGGCCTTCCTTTAAATAATTTTTACAAAGCGGCAAGACAGCTTAACAAAATAACAAATGAATTGCAAGATGTGGTGATGTCAATAAGGATGGTACCTTTAGCAGGGACATTCCATAAAATGAACAGAATAGTACGTGATATGAGCAAAAAGCTAAACAAATCCGTTGAATTAGAAATAGTCGGGGAAGAAACCGAAGTTGACAAAAATATCATTGAAAGAATTTCCGATCCCCTTATTCATCTTATAAGAAACTCCATTGACCACGGTATAGAAGAAGTAGAAGAAAGAAAGAAAAAAGGTAAAGATCCCATTGGAAAGCTTGTTTTAGAGGCGAAAAATGCAGGAGGGGATGTGTGGATAATTATAAAAGATGACGGAAGAGGTCTTGACAGGGAAAAAATACTTGCAAAAGCAAGGGAAAACGGTCTTATTGATAAGCCGGAAGAAGAGCTTACAGATAAGGAAATATATTCATTTATTTTTAAACCTGGTTTTTCAACTAAGGATAATATATCAGAGTTTTCAGGCAGAGGCGTTGGAATGGACATTGTAATGAAAAATATTGAAACTGTAGGCGGAACTGCTTATGTGGACAGTAAACCAGGTGAAGGAACTACCATATCCATTAAATTCCCTCTGACTTTGGCAATCATTGACGGAATAACAGTTAAAGTAGGAGAATCCAGATATACAATACCTACAATATCCATAAAAGAATCTTTTAAAGTAAAAAATGAAGCAATCATAGTAGATGAAAAAGGAAACGAAATGATTATGGTAAGAGGGGAAGCTTACCCTGTTTTGAGATTACACAAATACTATAAAATAAATACAGAAATAACCGATATTAAAGATGGAATAGTTGTTATGGTGGAAAATGATTACAGGACATATTGTATTTTTGCAGATGCCCTTTTAGGGGAACAGCAGGTGGTGGTAAAAGCCCTCCCTAAATATGTTGAAAATGCAAAAGGCATTGCAGGCTGCACCCTCTTAGGTGATGGCAGTATAAGTCTTATATTGGATATCTCAAAGCTTATGAACTAA
- a CDS encoding protein-glutamate methylesterase/protein-glutamine glutaminase, translated as MNPIKTGLKKKIKVLIVDDSLVFRERLARGLAQDSGIEVVGTAPNAYVARDKIIKLRPDVMTLDVEMPGMSGIEFLRRLMPQYPIPVVVVSAVSKNVFDALNAGAVDFITKPDLRKQISSDFFINELIVKIKIASTAKVGHWKKDISQGDILRSSKGDIKTKGDIKNKIIAIGASTGGTEAIAKIISTFTKDMPGTVIVQHMPAVFTKMYADRLNNSYLVDVKEAENGDNVYPGRVLIAPGEHHMRLKKRGDTYYVECFRGQKVSGHCPSVDVLFSSVAQVAGKDAVGIILTGMGSDGSKGLLEMREKGARTIGQDEKSCVVYGMPKIAYEIGAVEKQVPLDKIPQTLQRILEE; from the coding sequence GTGAATCCAATAAAAACCGGTTTAAAGAAAAAAATTAAAGTTTTGATAGTGGATGATTCTTTGGTGTTTAGGGAACGCCTTGCACGGGGTTTGGCTCAAGATTCCGGCATTGAGGTTGTAGGAACGGCTCCTAATGCTTATGTGGCCAGGGATAAAATAATTAAACTGCGTCCGGATGTAATGACTCTCGACGTGGAAATGCCTGGAATGAGTGGAATTGAGTTTTTGAGGCGGCTTATGCCCCAATACCCTATACCGGTAGTGGTGGTAAGTGCTGTAAGTAAAAATGTATTTGACGCTTTAAATGCTGGCGCTGTTGATTTTATTACAAAACCGGATTTGAGAAAGCAAATAAGCAGTGACTTTTTTATAAATGAGTTAATTGTAAAAATAAAAATTGCTTCAACGGCAAAGGTGGGACACTGGAAAAAGGACATTTCACAGGGAGATATTTTAAGAAGTTCAAAAGGAGACATCAAAACAAAAGGAGACATAAAAAATAAAATTATAGCAATAGGTGCTTCTACAGGGGGTACTGAAGCAATAGCAAAGATTATATCCACATTTACAAAGGACATGCCGGGTACCGTTATTGTACAGCATATGCCGGCTGTTTTTACAAAAATGTATGCAGACAGGTTAAATAACTCCTATCTGGTGGATGTGAAAGAAGCGGAAAATGGGGATAATGTTTATCCGGGCAGGGTTTTAATTGCTCCTGGTGAACATCATATGAGGCTTAAAAAAAGAGGAGATACTTATTATGTAGAGTGCTTCAGGGGTCAAAAGGTAAGTGGTCACTGTCCTTCCGTGGATGTATTGTTTTCTTCAGTTGCACAAGTGGCTGGCAAAGATGCTGTAGGTATTATTCTTACAGGTATGGGAAGTGATGGCTCGAAGGGTCTTTTGGAAATGAGGGAAAAAGGGGCAAGAACAATAGGACAGGATGAAAAAAGCTGCGTTGTTTATGGTATGCCTAAAATTGCCTATGAAATTGGTGCAGTTGAAAAACAGGTACCCTTAGACAAAATACCCCAGACTTTACAGAGGATATTGGAGGAATAA
- a CDS encoding response regulator, with product MKRVLIADDAAFMRTSLRLMLEKNGYKIVAEAENGNVAFDKYKEVSPDIVTMDITMPICNGIEAVKKIKEYDKDAKIIMISSMGQESFVREAVLAGAKGFIVKPFKEETVIEAIKRL from the coding sequence ATGAAGAGAGTACTTATCGCTGACGATGCAGCTTTTATGAGAACATCTTTGAGGTTAATGCTTGAAAAGAATGGTTATAAAATTGTTGCAGAAGCAGAGAATGGAAATGTTGCTTTTGACAAATATAAAGAAGTATCCCCGGATATAGTTACCATGGATATCACCATGCCGATATGCAACGGAATAGAAGCTGTGAAAAAAATAAAGGAATATGACAAAGATGCTAAAATAATTATGATTTCTTCAATGGGACAGGAGAGCTTTGTCAGGGAAGCAGTTTTAGCAGGTGCAAAGGGTTTTATTGTTAAGCCCTTTAAAGAAGAAACCGTTATAGAAGCCATTAAAAGACTTTAA
- a CDS encoding AAA family ATPase, whose amino-acid sequence MTVHFFTRLKSAGLHENIFTQAAIEAIYSASKGVPRLVNSLATSSLMYACSIKQKHVDEEFENLIIAFLF is encoded by the coding sequence ATGACGGTACATTTTTTTACAAGGCTAAAATCTGCCGGTTTACATGAAAATATATTTACCCAGGCTGCAATTGAAGCTATTTATTCTGCATCAAAAGGCGTACCCCGCCTTGTTAACAGCCTTGCAACCTCAAGCCTTATGTATGCTTGTTCAATAAAGCAAAAGCATGTAGATGAAGAATTTGAAAATTTGATTATCGCGTTCCTATTTTAA